A portion of the Stella humosa genome contains these proteins:
- the cobO gene encoding cob(I)yrinic acid a,c-diamide adenosyltransferase — MTDTTEINRLHAEKMARVKAAKDRLIAGKTIEKGLLMVHTGPGKGKSTAGFGLMLRHLGYGRPVGLVRFIKATDETGEIMALKRFGDLFTYHTAGEGFTWETQDRERDIACARRGWELGQTLMADPDFGLVVLDELNIALRYDYLPVDEIVAGLTARRPDLHVLVTGRNAKPELIEAADLVTEMTNIKHHFRAGVRAQAGIEF; from the coding sequence ATGACCGACACAACCGAGATCAACCGCCTGCATGCAGAGAAGATGGCGCGCGTGAAGGCCGCCAAGGATCGTCTGATCGCCGGCAAGACGATCGAGAAGGGCCTGCTGATGGTCCATACCGGGCCGGGCAAGGGCAAGTCGACGGCCGGCTTCGGCCTGATGCTGCGCCACCTCGGCTATGGCCGGCCGGTCGGCCTCGTGCGCTTCATCAAGGCGACCGACGAGACCGGCGAGATCATGGCGCTGAAGCGCTTCGGCGACCTCTTCACCTACCACACCGCGGGCGAGGGCTTCACCTGGGAGACGCAGGACCGCGAGCGCGACATCGCCTGCGCCCGGCGCGGCTGGGAACTGGGCCAGACGCTGATGGCCGATCCGGATTTCGGGTTGGTCGTGCTGGACGAATTGAACATCGCGTTGCGCTACGATTACCTGCCGGTCGACGAGATCGTGGCCGGCCTGACGGCAAGGCGGCCCGACCTGCATGTCCTCGTCACTGGCCGCAACGCCAAGCCGGAACTGATCGAGGCAGCCGACCTCGTCACCGAGATGACCAACATCAAGCACCACTTCCGCGCGGGCGTGCGGGCGCAGGCCGGGATCGAGTTCTGA
- a CDS encoding FecCD family ABC transporter permease yields MTIFLGLLLAVLAFASFAIGPAALPVDQLLSAWWRADGSPEALIAWQIRLPRALLGAAVGMVLGLAGANLQGYMRNPLAEPSLIGASSSAALGAVLVIYFGVSAAWAPALPIAGMTGALVAIFVVQALAGQGANVLTLILAGVAINTLAGAMTALALNLAPNPHAVVEITFWLLGSLTDRSLDQVLIAAPFMAAGAALLLLNGRGLDALGLGERTAASLGVDLRWLRWRVIVGTGLAVGAAVSVAGSIGFIGLVVPHLLRPLLGHMPGRLLLPSAFAGGALLLTADIAVRWIPTNVELKLGVLTGLIGAPFFLVLLLKTRANLR; encoded by the coding sequence ATGACGATCTTCCTTGGCCTGCTCCTGGCCGTCCTGGCCTTTGCCTCGTTTGCCATCGGCCCGGCCGCGTTGCCGGTCGACCAACTCCTGTCGGCATGGTGGCGGGCCGACGGCTCGCCCGAGGCGCTGATCGCCTGGCAGATCCGCCTGCCGCGGGCCCTGCTGGGTGCGGCCGTCGGCATGGTGCTGGGGCTGGCCGGCGCCAACCTCCAGGGCTACATGCGCAACCCGCTGGCCGAGCCCAGCCTGATCGGCGCCTCGTCCTCGGCGGCGCTGGGGGCGGTCCTGGTCATCTATTTCGGTGTCTCGGCCGCCTGGGCGCCGGCATTGCCGATCGCCGGGATGACCGGCGCGTTGGTGGCGATCTTCGTCGTCCAGGCGCTGGCGGGGCAGGGCGCCAACGTGTTGACGCTGATCCTGGCAGGCGTCGCCATCAACACGCTGGCTGGGGCGATGACGGCGCTGGCCCTCAACCTGGCGCCCAACCCGCACGCGGTGGTGGAAATCACCTTCTGGCTGCTGGGGTCGCTGACCGACCGGTCGCTCGACCAAGTGTTGATCGCGGCCCCCTTCATGGCGGCGGGCGCTGCCCTGCTGCTGCTGAACGGGCGCGGGCTGGATGCGCTGGGGCTGGGCGAGCGGACGGCGGCCAGCCTGGGCGTCGACCTGCGCTGGCTGCGCTGGCGGGTCATCGTCGGCACGGGCCTGGCGGTCGGGGCGGCGGTCTCGGTCGCGGGGTCGATCGGCTTCATCGGCCTGGTCGTGCCGCATCTGCTGCGGCCGCTGCTGGGGCACATGCCCGGCCGGCTGCTGCTGCCCAGCGCCTTTGCCGGTGGCGCCCTGCTGCTGACGGCCGACATCGCCGTGCGCTGGATCCCGACCAACGTGGAGCTGAAGCTGGGCGTGCTGACGGGGCTGATCGGGGCGCCGTTCTTCCTCGTGCTGCTGCTGAAGACGCGAGCGAACCTGCGATGA
- a CDS encoding ABC transporter ATP-binding protein: MNAIEARGVGVRIGAATILDGIDLAVAPGTLLGLLGPNGAGKTTLLEVMAGLRRADRGGVRLGDQALAWLDPMERARRIGYLEQGAVCHWPLSVERTVSLGRLPHRGAWGGTSSADAPAIEAAMVACDVAHLRRRDVTTLSGGERARVLFARCLAGHPEALLADEPVAGLDPAHQIRCLELLAARAAAGVAVVVVMHDLALALRFCDRICLLSAGRVAAIATPAELLSGDVIETVYGIELARHSRGGRPYAMPWSLRERNLP, translated from the coding sequence ATGAACGCGATCGAAGCAAGGGGCGTGGGTGTCCGCATCGGTGCGGCCACGATCCTCGACGGCATCGACCTGGCCGTGGCGCCCGGCACGCTGCTGGGGCTGCTCGGACCCAACGGGGCCGGCAAGACAACGTTGCTCGAGGTCATGGCCGGCCTGCGGCGCGCCGACAGGGGCGGCGTCCGACTGGGCGACCAGGCGCTGGCCTGGCTCGATCCGATGGAGCGCGCCCGGCGCATCGGCTACCTGGAGCAGGGGGCGGTCTGCCATTGGCCCCTGTCGGTGGAGCGGACCGTCAGCCTCGGCCGGCTGCCGCATCGCGGGGCGTGGGGCGGCACCTCGTCCGCCGACGCACCCGCCATCGAGGCCGCCATGGTCGCCTGCGACGTCGCCCACTTGCGCCGGCGCGACGTCACGACCCTGTCCGGGGGCGAGCGGGCCCGCGTCCTGTTCGCGCGCTGCCTGGCCGGCCACCCCGAGGCGCTGCTGGCCGACGAGCCGGTCGCCGGCCTCGACCCGGCCCACCAGATCCGCTGCCTGGAGCTGCTGGCGGCGCGCGCGGCAGCCGGCGTCGCCGTGGTCGTCGTCATGCACGACCTGGCCCTGGCCCTGCGCTTCTGCGACCGCATCTGCCTGCTGTCGGCCGGCCGGGTGGCGGCCATCGCCACCCCGGCCGAACTGCTGTCGGGCGATGTCATCGAGACCGTCTACGGCATCGAGCTGGCCCGCCACAGCCGCGGCGGCCGCCCCTACGCCATGCCCTGGAGCCTGCGGGAAAGGAACCTGCCATGA
- a CDS encoding FecR family protein: protein MPQSPAEAIEEDAIAWFVLLRDTDASRDDRARHAAWLAASPAHRAAWQDVGALWGGMDALAPANQNRPPPPRRRHRAAALAACLLLACVGAWAVAPPGLFADERSGVGQRRTVSLADGSSVELGTASALSVHFDGSERRVVLHRGQGYFMVAPEADRPFVVEAAGGRVTAVGTEFDVKIIDDDSRPSVAVAVAEGVVAVSAGRDGRSVRVGAGQGLRYGAALIGPPGAVDIAEATAWRSDRLVFHERPLGQVVRDLERYRWGRILILDPALAAIPVTGVFNARRTDAALDTIAATLPVRVVRVTDLLAIVSPPR, encoded by the coding sequence GCCAGCCGAGACGACCGCGCCCGCCACGCGGCATGGCTGGCGGCCAGCCCCGCCCATCGCGCGGCATGGCAGGATGTGGGCGCGCTCTGGGGCGGCATGGATGCCCTGGCACCGGCCAATCAGAACCGGCCGCCGCCGCCCCGTCGCCGCCACCGGGCGGCCGCGCTCGCCGCCTGCCTGCTGCTCGCCTGCGTCGGTGCCTGGGCAGTGGCCCCGCCCGGTCTGTTCGCCGATGAGCGCAGCGGGGTGGGCCAGCGGCGGACCGTTTCCCTGGCGGACGGATCGTCGGTGGAACTGGGCACCGCTTCGGCCCTGTCGGTGCATTTCGACGGCAGCGAACGGCGGGTCGTCCTCCATCGCGGGCAGGGTTACTTCATGGTGGCGCCCGAGGCCGACCGCCCGTTCGTGGTGGAGGCGGCTGGCGGTCGGGTAACTGCGGTCGGCACCGAATTCGACGTGAAGATCATCGACGACGACAGCCGGCCCTCGGTTGCGGTCGCCGTTGCCGAGGGCGTCGTCGCCGTGTCCGCCGGCCGCGATGGCCGATCGGTCCGGGTCGGTGCGGGGCAAGGGCTGCGCTACGGCGCCGCGCTCATCGGTCCGCCCGGCGCGGTCGACATCGCGGAGGCCACGGCGTGGCGCAGCGACCGGCTGGTCTTCCACGAGCGCCCGCTGGGCCAGGTGGTGCGCGACCTCGAGCGCTATCGCTGGGGTCGCATCCTCATCCTTGATCCAGCTCTGGCCGCGATCCCGGTGACGGGCGTCTTCAATGCCCGTCGCACCGATGCCGCATTGGACACCATCGCCGCCACCCTGCCCGTCCGGGTCGTTCGCGTCACCGACCTGCTTGCGATCGTCTCGCCGCCGCGCTGA
- a CDS encoding TonB-dependent siderophore receptor: MVLGVLIGRGGPALAGFVAVAMLANPGVAQVAGATQTAQADQLKRFEIPAQPLHQALLRFSREAGIELFFDSALTRNATSAALSGTFPTREALARLLAGTGFTFRFTNPTTVTLERLPQQTGAVTLDTVTVEGQQARLPAPHAPFAGFVAPSSAAGTKTDTPILETPQSISVVGSAEIATRNARTLADALGYTAGVRAGTMGASNGYGGDSTSIRGFGGNGTAGPSSNEYLDGMRLGGTGYLSSALDPYLFERIEVIKGPASVLYGQSTPGGLVNMVSKRPTASPLREVELQTGNRGRVQGSFDVSDRIDPAGRVLYRVTGVAYRHDAETDIADGKRRFAIAPSLTFRPNDRTSLTLMARYQNDDFGGSPLNWLPAYGTVLPNANGKLGRDLYTGDPNFERWKRESANIGYALEHRFDDTFTFRQNFRYLHNKLDHAGLYVSTLQADQRTANRQAFGMIEHSDDFTLDNQVEARFSTGPLQHTLLFGIDGQWFLDDTDRVLQSPAATLDLFNPVYGVAINATPYQKSESEGRQYGLYLQDQVAFDRLRLVLGLRQDWAKSESTNKLNGTSSSQKDDALTMRGAAMYLFDNGLAPYVSYTESFEPTVGTVLADGSLAKPTEGRQYEVGLKYQPTGFDSFMTASLFDLRRKNVVTRDPNNPTLSIQTGEITARGVELEAKASLAAGFNATVAYTYLDAEVTDSNNTTTGIDGVVVPIRGKTPTRVPEHAASLWLDYTFAEGPLRGFALGGGGRYVGRTMGDDANSFKVPAFTVFDAMLRYDLEGLDSRLAGMQVQLNAMNLFDKEYVSTCFGANRCYFGTGRTVYASLKYRW; the protein is encoded by the coding sequence ATGGTTCTTGGAGTTCTGATCGGGCGTGGCGGCCCGGCCCTGGCGGGGTTCGTGGCCGTGGCGATGCTGGCCAACCCGGGGGTGGCCCAGGTCGCAGGCGCCACGCAGACGGCCCAGGCCGACCAACTGAAGCGCTTCGAGATCCCGGCCCAGCCGCTGCACCAGGCCCTGCTGCGCTTCTCCCGCGAGGCCGGCATCGAGCTGTTCTTCGATTCCGCGCTGACCCGCAACGCCACCTCGGCGGCGCTATCGGGGACCTTTCCGACGCGCGAGGCGCTGGCACGGCTGCTGGCCGGCACCGGCTTCACCTTCCGTTTCACCAACCCCACGACCGTGACGCTGGAGCGGCTGCCGCAGCAGACCGGCGCGGTCACGCTCGACACCGTGACGGTCGAGGGACAGCAGGCGCGCCTGCCCGCCCCCCACGCGCCATTCGCCGGCTTCGTCGCCCCCTCGTCGGCGGCCGGCACCAAGACCGACACGCCGATCCTTGAGACGCCCCAATCCATTTCCGTCGTCGGCAGCGCGGAGATCGCGACGCGCAACGCCCGCACGCTGGCTGACGCCCTGGGCTATACCGCCGGCGTCCGCGCCGGGACCATGGGTGCGTCCAACGGGTACGGCGGCGACAGCACTTCCATCCGGGGCTTTGGCGGCAACGGCACCGCCGGCCCGTCCAGCAACGAGTATCTGGACGGCATGCGCCTCGGCGGTACCGGCTATCTCAGCTCGGCCCTCGATCCCTATCTCTTCGAGCGGATCGAGGTGATCAAGGGGCCGGCCTCGGTGCTGTACGGCCAGAGCACGCCGGGCGGGCTCGTCAACATGGTGTCGAAGCGGCCGACGGCTTCGCCGCTGCGCGAGGTGGAGCTTCAGACCGGCAATCGCGGACGCGTGCAGGGCAGCTTCGACGTCAGCGATCGCATCGACCCGGCCGGGCGCGTCCTCTACCGTGTCACCGGCGTCGCCTATCGCCACGATGCCGAGACCGACATAGCCGACGGCAAGCGCCGCTTCGCCATCGCGCCCTCCCTCACCTTCCGCCCGAACGACCGCACGTCGCTGACGCTGATGGCGCGCTACCAGAACGACGACTTCGGCGGATCGCCGTTGAACTGGCTGCCGGCCTACGGCACCGTCCTGCCGAACGCCAACGGCAAGCTCGGCCGCGACCTCTACACCGGCGACCCCAACTTCGAGCGCTGGAAGCGCGAGAGCGCCAACATCGGCTATGCGCTGGAGCATCGGTTCGACGACACCTTCACGTTCCGTCAGAACTTCCGCTACCTGCACAACAAGCTCGACCATGCCGGCCTCTACGTCAGCACCTTGCAGGCGGACCAGCGCACGGCCAATCGCCAGGCATTCGGGATGATCGAGCATTCCGACGATTTCACGCTCGACAACCAGGTCGAGGCCAGGTTCTCCACCGGGCCGCTGCAGCACACCCTGCTGTTCGGCATCGACGGGCAGTGGTTCCTCGACGATACCGATCGCGTGCTGCAGTCGCCGGCCGCCACGCTCGACCTCTTCAACCCCGTTTACGGCGTCGCGATCAATGCGACCCCCTACCAGAAGAGCGAGAGCGAAGGGCGGCAGTACGGCCTCTACCTCCAGGACCAGGTGGCCTTCGATCGGCTGCGGCTGGTGCTGGGCCTGCGCCAGGACTGGGCGAAAAGCGAATCGACCAACAAGCTGAACGGCACTTCGTCGTCGCAGAAGGACGATGCGCTGACCATGCGCGGCGCCGCCATGTACCTCTTCGACAACGGGCTGGCCCCCTATGTCAGCTACACGGAATCCTTCGAGCCCACCGTCGGCACGGTGCTGGCCGATGGCAGCCTGGCCAAGCCGACGGAGGGGCGCCAGTACGAGGTCGGCCTGAAGTACCAGCCGACCGGCTTCGACAGCTTCATGACGGCATCGCTGTTCGACCTGCGCCGCAAGAACGTCGTGACGCGCGATCCGAACAACCCGACGCTGTCCATCCAGACGGGCGAGATCACCGCCCGCGGCGTGGAGCTGGAGGCCAAGGCCAGCCTGGCCGCCGGCTTCAACGCCACCGTCGCCTACACCTATCTCGATGCCGAGGTGACCGACAGCAACAACACCACGACTGGCATCGACGGCGTGGTGGTGCCGATCCGCGGCAAGACGCCGACCCGGGTGCCGGAGCACGCGGCCTCGCTCTGGCTCGACTACACCTTCGCGGAGGGTCCGTTGCGCGGCTTCGCCCTGGGCGGCGGCGGGCGCTATGTCGGCCGGACGATGGGCGACGACGCCAACAGCTTCAAGGTGCCGGCCTTCACCGTCTTCGACGCGATGCTGCGCTACGACCTGGAGGGCCTCGACAGCCGGCTGGCCGGCATGCAGGTGCAGTTGAACGCGATGAACCTCTTCGACAAGGAGTATGTCTCGACCTGCTTCGGGGCGAACCGTTGCTACTTCGGCACCGGGCGCACGGTCTATGCCTCGCTGAAGTACCGCTGGTAG
- a CDS encoding PepSY-associated TM helix domain-containing protein: MKAMARLRVAMAGLHIWGGLCFGWLLYAVFLTGTLSYFRDEISLWMRPELQTRLIEPAEAAERAVRRLEVIGQGAYRWLIEMPDARMPVANLAVWRDAGPGPRFQREAFDPAAQAPSPARATHGGDFLYYFHFDLNMPWRLGRFLVGLAAMAMLVAIVSGVIVHRRIFADFFTFRPGKGQRSWLDAHNAAGVLALPYHLMITYTGLVPLMFLYLPMGIDMAFPGQRAAFFVEAGQGMETPPAAGRPVAMVGIAPLVAEAGRRWGGEDVGRIDIRRPLDANARIGLTASDAGQLSHGRGRLLFDGTDGRLLASDADLSWVVATERALYGLHLGRFAEAGLRWLLFASGMAGTAMVATGLLLWAAARRRKSGDASPPFGHWLVETLNVATIAGLPIAIGAFFWANRLLPTNLAGRSGWEVDVFFAAWALAALYAVLRPRPAAWAEQLAAGAFLFAALPVLNALATDRGLYRSVAAGDWVFAGFDLMAGATALLLAALAWTSARGWPVRTRSRPAPARPRGSGA, from the coding sequence ATGAAGGCGATGGCACGCCTGCGCGTCGCCATGGCGGGGCTGCACATCTGGGGCGGGCTGTGCTTCGGCTGGCTGCTCTATGCCGTCTTCCTGACCGGGACGCTCAGCTACTTCCGCGACGAGATCAGCCTGTGGATGCGGCCGGAACTGCAAACCAGGCTGATCGAGCCGGCCGAGGCGGCGGAGCGGGCGGTGCGGCGCCTGGAAGTGATCGGCCAGGGCGCCTATCGCTGGCTGATCGAGATGCCGGACGCGCGGATGCCCGTCGCCAACCTCGCCGTCTGGCGCGACGCCGGACCGGGGCCACGCTTCCAGCGCGAGGCCTTCGACCCGGCGGCCCAGGCGCCGAGCCCGGCGCGGGCGACGCACGGCGGCGACTTCCTCTACTACTTCCACTTCGACCTCAACATGCCCTGGCGCCTGGGGCGCTTCCTCGTCGGCCTCGCCGCGATGGCGATGCTGGTTGCCATCGTCAGCGGCGTCATCGTCCATCGCCGCATCTTCGCCGACTTCTTCACGTTCCGGCCCGGGAAGGGGCAGCGGTCCTGGCTGGATGCCCACAACGCCGCCGGCGTGCTGGCCCTGCCCTACCACCTGATGATCACCTACACCGGCCTGGTGCCGCTCATGTTCCTCTACCTGCCGATGGGGATCGACATGGCGTTCCCGGGGCAGCGCGCCGCCTTCTTCGTCGAGGCCGGCCAGGGGATGGAGACGCCGCCCGCCGCCGGCCGGCCCGTGGCCATGGTCGGCATCGCCCCGCTGGTCGCCGAAGCGGGGCGCCGCTGGGGTGGCGAGGATGTCGGCCGCATCGACATCCGCCGGCCGCTCGATGCCAATGCGCGCATCGGGCTCACCGCCTCCGACGCCGGGCAACTCTCCCACGGCCGCGGCCGGCTGCTCTTCGACGGCACGGACGGCCGACTGCTGGCAAGCGACGCCGACCTGTCCTGGGTCGTGGCGACGGAGCGTGCGCTCTACGGCCTGCATCTCGGCCGGTTTGCCGAGGCCGGGTTGCGCTGGCTTCTCTTCGCATCCGGCATGGCTGGAACGGCAATGGTGGCGACCGGCCTGCTCCTCTGGGCGGCCGCGCGGCGGCGCAAGAGCGGCGACGCCAGCCCCCCGTTCGGACACTGGCTGGTCGAGACCTTGAACGTCGCGACGATCGCCGGCCTGCCGATAGCGATCGGCGCCTTCTTCTGGGCCAACCGGCTGCTGCCGACGAACCTGGCCGGCCGATCGGGTTGGGAGGTCGATGTGTTCTTCGCCGCCTGGGCGTTGGCGGCACTGTACGCGGTGCTGCGCCCGCGCCCGGCGGCATGGGCCGAGCAGCTTGCCGCAGGCGCCTTCCTGTTCGCGGCCCTGCCCGTCCTGAACGCGCTGGCGACCGACCGGGGTCTCTATCGGTCGGTCGCTGCCGGCGACTGGGTATTTGCCGGGTTCGACCTGATGGCCGGGGCTACCGCCCTCCTCCTGGCTGCCTTGGCATGGACGAGTGCCAGGGGGTGGCCGGTCAGAACTCGATCCCGGCCTGCGCCCGCACGCCCGCGCGGAAGTGGTGCTTGA